In bacterium, the genomic stretch ACGACGCGGACGATGACGACGCGGACGATGACGACGCGGGCGACGACGACGATTCCGGTTCGCCGATCGATGACGACGACGATGATGATGATGACGATGACGATGACGACGGCTGCTGTGGCTGCTGACGCCGGCATCGAAAAGACAGTCGGATCAGAGGGGAGCGGGTGGTCACGAACTGGCAAAAATGCCCGCGACGCATGACGGCGGGCGGTCACGAACCGGCAACGATATACGACAGAACACAGCGGGCGGCTCTGCTCCGGGCAGCGCCGCCCGCTTCCCGTTCGCGCCTGACGTGGTGCGCTACCGATCGTCGCCGCGCTTGCCGCCTTGCCGTTTATCGCTCGCCTTCGGCACGGTCTGCATCTTTGCACGCCCGCACCGCGGACAGATCCATTTCCGCTTCTTGTGGAAGCTGCGCTTTTCTTCCTTCATCTTCACGCGGCAGCGAAGGCAATACATCGGCCTACTTCAACTCGATCTCGTACGGCGTGTGCGCCACGCCCAGCAAGCCCCGCGCGCGGTCGCGCACGACGACGCGATACGCCCGATCGCGCAGATCGTACGGGTACGGCGGTACCGGATCGGGCGCGCCGTGCGTGAAGGCGCCGACGGAAACGTCATACGCGCCGCCGGAAAGGTTTAGCATCCCAAACCTCACCCACAATTCGCGCGCGCCGGACAGGCAGCCAAGCTGCACGCCCCCAACACTCGTATTGACGCCCGCGACGACGCGCCCGCCCGCGTCGTGAAACGCGATGACGAACGCCGGATCGACAACCTCGCACGTGCAGTCGAAACGGATGCGGACCCAGCAGTTCTGCCCGGACTCGAACGCCTGGGGCGCGGCGCCGGTGCCTGTCAGAAATGAGACATCGTTGATGGTGAGCGCACGCGGGAGGATCGATGATTGAGGATTGAGCATTGAGTCTTCGGGTAAAACACGAACGGTGTCCGTGCCCGTGCCCGTGCCCGTGCCCGAACGAGACCCGCTCCCTGGCGGTCGCGGTTCGTGTCGCGGGTCCGTTGCCGCCGGCGCGTGGGCGAATTCGGCGATCAATCCCGCCTCGTCGCGTTCCCAGCGCCCCACGCGCCGATTACCGTGCGCGCGTGCGAACGCCAGCAAATCGAACGGAAAATGATCCGGCGGCGGCTCCCCCTTTTCCGCCAGCACCGCGATCGCGCCGGCGCGCGTCTTGTCCGCGTCGGCGATCTCGCCCGCGTGCAGATACAATCCGTCCCGCGCGGCGTCGAAATACACCTTCCAGTAGCGATCCCATCGACGATGCTTTTTTTCGCAAAAGCGCGTCATCCGTTCGGGGGTCATCGCGAGCAAGCCGCGCCCGACGGTTTCGTCGATCTCGCCGAACACCGAAAGGCGCCGCACGCCAAGGCCGCTCGGCCGGATGACGCGCTCGCGCGCGGTCTGTTCGTTGTAGTGCCGCTGCTCGTATTCCGCGCCGTGCCACGCCTCCATCTCGATGTGCTCGCCGTCATGGTTGAACGGAAAGGTGAACACGGCGCGGCCGCCGGGCGCGAGCACGCGGCCAACCTCGGCCGCGATGCGCGAGTCCTCGCCAAGGGCGGCGTGTTCCACCGT encodes the following:
- a CDS encoding Wzt carbohydrate-binding domain-containing protein encodes the protein MRSIAAAGDELRAMHARLPGNERAAKHNYFRWLEYPLALALADPKPGERVLDVGSTFINLLALAIAARRGARVTALDRAPLTDETRAHVANLATRIGVPDGVLTLTQGEASSMPFADASFDLVLCVSTVEHAALGEDSRIAAEVGRVLAPGGRAVFTFPFNHDGEHIEMEAWHGAEYEQRHYNEQTARERVIRPSGLGVRRLSVFGEIDETVGRGLLAMTPERMTRFCEKKHRRWDRYWKVYFDAARDGLYLHAGEIADADKTRAGAIAVLAEKGEPPPDHFPFDLLAFARAHGNRRVGRWERDEAGLIAEFAHAPAATDPRHEPRPPGSGSRSGTGTGTGTDTVRVLPEDSMLNPQSSILPRALTINDVSFLTGTGAAPQAFESGQNCWVRIRFDCTCEVVDPAFVIAFHDAGGRVVAGVNTSVGGVQLGCLSGARELWVRFGMLNLSGGAYDVSVGAFTHGAPDPVPPYPYDLRDRAYRVVVRDRARGLLGVAHTPYEIELK